The genomic window CTGCGTCAGCGGCACCAGGAGCCGCCCGCGCGGACGGAGCTGCTCGAGCCAGAGTGGGTGCGGGTGCGTGAAACCAGCGTGCACGATGATGACGTCGGCGGGTTCGCTGATCTTCTCGCATCCATCGCCATGGACCACCTCGACATTGCGATAAGCGCGGAGGTGACCCGCAGCGCGTTTCGCAAACCGCTCGTCGCATTCGATTGCAAGCACCCTGCCCTTTGGGCCGACGATCTTCGACAGCACCGCGGAAAAATAGCCGAGCCCACAGCCGATCTGGACCACCCGGTCCTTCTCCCCGACCTCGAGCACGTCGATGAAGTGCGCCCACAGGCTCGGCAGCCCGGTATCAAGCCTGCGGCGCGCGTCGATCGCGACCAGCACATTGTCGTAGAGATGTACGGGATCGGCGTCCGGCGTCAGCCGATAGCTGCGCGACGTCGCGCTCTTGATGCGCCAGGGTCCCCTTGGCAGAAAACCCTCGCGCGGGACGGTGGCGAGCGCTTCGAGCAGGCGCTTTGAGGCAATCCGCTCGCGCTTTGCGATTGTCTCGGCGTAACGCGCACGCGCTGCGGCAAGATCGCTCATGTCAAGGGTCGACCTGCTCGCGGACGAGCGCGTCCGCACCGAGCTCGTCGACCAGCTGCATCGCCTGCTTCAGGTCCGGCGTGTAGAAACCTTCGCTGAACTTGCCGACGATGGGCACGAGCAGGAGCCTTGCGTGCTCGCGCCTGCCGGCCTGGTGCGACAGCCGC from Bradyrhizobium zhanjiangense includes these protein-coding regions:
- a CDS encoding protein-L-isoaspartate O-methyltransferase family protein, with protein sequence MSDLAAARARYAETIAKRERIASKRLLEALATVPREGFLPRGPWRIKSATSRSYRLTPDADPVHLYDNVLVAIDARRRLDTGLPSLWAHFIDVLEVGEKDRVVQIGCGLGYFSAVLSKIVGPKGRVLAIECDERFAKRAAGHLRAYRNVEVVHGDGCEKISEPADVIIVHAGFTHPHPLWLEQLRPRGRLLVPLTQRDREGAALKITRKGRGFEAEAVQQIRIFPGQGRGVSALDDRVADWWQRASALAPLRFRRLEQGLPADG